The Pan troglodytes isolate AG18354 chromosome 1, NHGRI_mPanTro3-v2.0_pri, whole genome shotgun sequence genome includes a region encoding these proteins:
- the FAM151A gene encoding protein FAM151A, with translation MVCREQLSKNQVKWVFAGITCVSVVVIAAIVLAITLRRPGSELEACSPDADMLDYLLSLGQISRRDALEVTWYHAANSKKAMTAALNSNITVLEADVNVEGLGTANETGVPIMAHPPAIYSDNTLEQWLDAVLGSSQKGIKLDFKNIKAVGPSLDLLRRLTEEGKVRRPIWINADILKGPNMLISTEVNATQFLALVQEKYPKATLSPGWTTFYVSTSPNRTYTQAMVEKMHELVGEVPQRVTFPVRSSMVRVAWPHFSWLLSQSERYSLTLWQAASDPMSVEDLLYVRDNTAVHQVYYDIFEPLLSQFKQLALNATRKPMYYTGGSLIPLLQLPGDDGLNVEWLVPDVQGSSKTATITLPDTEGMILLNTGLEGTVAENPVPIVHTPSGSILTLESCLQQLATHPGHWGIHLQIAEPAALRPSLALLARLSSLGLLHWPVWVGAKISHGSFSVPGHVAGRELLTAVAEVFPHVTVAPGWPEEVLGSGYREQLLTDMLELCQGLWQPVSFQMQAMLLGHSTAGAIARLLASSPRATVTVEHNPAGGDYASVRTALLAARAVDRTRVYYRLPQGYHKDLLADVGRN, from the exons ATGGTCTGCAGGGAGCAGTTGTCAAAGAATCAGGTCAAGTGGGTGTTTGCCGGCATTACCTGTGTGTCTGTGGTGGTCATTGCCGCAATAGTCCTTGCCATCACCCTGCGGCGGCCAG GCAGTGAGCTGGAGGCCTGCAGCCCTGATGCCGACATGCTGGACTACCTGCTGAGCCTGGGCCAGATCAGCCGGCGAGATGCCTTGGAGGTCACCTGGTACCACGCAGCCAACAGCAAGAAAGCCATGACAGCTGCCCTGAACA GCAAcatcacagtcctggaggctgacGTCAATGTAGAAGGGCTCGGCACAGCCAATGAGACAGGAGTTCCCATCATGGCACACCCCCCGGCTATCTACAGTGACAACACACTGGAGCAGTGGCTGGACGCTGTGCTGGGCTCTTCCCAAAAGG GCATCAAACTGGACTTCAAGAACATCAAGGCCGTGGGCCCCTCCCTGGACCTCCTGCGGCGGCTGACAGAGGAAGGCAAAGTCCGGCGGCCCATATGGATCAACGCTGACATCTTAAAGGGCCCCAACATGCTCATCTCAACTGAGGTCAATGCCACACA GTTCCTGGCCCTGGTCCAGGAGAAGTATCCCAAGGCTaccctgtctccaggctggaccACCTTCTACGTGTCCACGTCCCCAAACAGGACATACACCCAAGCCATGGTGGAGAAGATGCACGAGCTGGTGGGAGAGGTGCCCCAGAGGGTCACCTTCCCTGTGCGGTCTTCCATGGTGCGGGTCGCCTGGCCCCACTTCAGCTGGCTGCTGAGCCAATCTGAGAG GTACAGCCTGACGCTGTGGCAGGCTGCCTCGGACCCCATGTCGGTGGAAGATCTGCTCTACGTCCGGGATAACACTGCTGTCCACCAAGTCTACTATGACATCTTTGAGCCTCTCCTGTCACAGTTCAAGCAGCTGGCCT TGAATGCCACACGGAAACCAATGTACTACACGGGAGGCAGCCTGATCCCTCTTCTCCAGCTGCCCGGGGATGACGGTCTGAATGTGGAGTGGCTGGTTCCTGACGTCCAGGGCAGCAgtaaaacagcaacaataaccCTCCCAG ACACAGAAGGCATGATCCTGCTGAACACTGGCCTCGAGGGAACTGTGGCTGAAAACCCCGTGCCCATTGTTCATACTCCAAGTGGCAGCATCCTGACGCTGGAGTCCTGCCTGCAGCAGCTGGCCACACATCCCGGACACTGGGGCATCCATTTGCAAATAGCGGAGCCCGCAGCCCTCCGGCCATCCCTGGCCTTGCTGGCACGcctctccagccttggcctcttgCATTGGCCTGTGTGGGTTGGGGCCAAAATCTCCCACGGGAGTTTTTCGGTCCCCGGCCATGTGGCTGGCAGAGAGCTGCTTACAGCTGTGGCTGAGGTCTTCCCCCACGTGACTGTGGCACCAGGCTGGCCTGAGGAGGTGCTGGGCAGTGGCTACAGGGAACAGCTGCTCACAGATATGCTAGAGTTGTGCCAGGGGCTCTGGCAACCTGTGTCCTTCCAGATGCAGGCCATGCTGCTGGGCCACAGCACAGCTGGAGCCATAGCCAGGCTGCTGGCATCCTCCCCCCGGGCCACCGTCACAGTGGAGCACAACCCAGCTGGGGGCGACTATGCCTCTGTGAGGACAGCACTGCTGGCAGCTAGGGCTGTGGACAGGACCCGAGTCTACTACAGGCTACCCCAGGGGTACCACAAGGACTTGCTGGCTGATGTTGGCAGAAACTGA